ACCGTCCGAAGCGACCGCCGGCGCATCATTGCAGCGTCACCGAAGCGGCCATTCATCCCCTCCGTAGCATTTCCAACGGCCCACGATCCGGTGTGCGTGACTTTACGGCCGTCCGCATTCAAACCAGCGACAAACTGCATCCTGCGCTCCGCAGACCTTCGGCCCCTTTTCTGCTTGTTGCTGGAAAGCCCACCGACATGGTCTCTCACTTCGCCATGGTCACCTGCCTGGAAAGAACCCTTCCGGCGCTCGGCCAAACAGAGCATTCCGACAGACCTAAGATTTTTCTTCCTCCAGGTGCATCCAGACCGGCCCGAGCCCGAGTCCTAGGAGTATCGAGCCCGCGGACTGGCCGCGCTCGAGACCTGAGGAGATTGAACGATGCACAAGACCTTTTCCGCCCTGACCCTGCTGCTCACCACCTCTGCCGCCACCGGTGCGCTGGCCGACGACCATAGCGCGATGACCGCGATCGGGCTCAGCGGAGACAAGATGCTGCACGTGATCGACACGAGCTCCGCCATGGTGACGGAGTCCATGGAAGTCACCGGTGTCGACCGGCTGCTGGGCATCGACCTGCGCCCCTCGAACGGGCAGCTGATCGGCGTCACCGACACCTTTGAGATCGTCGAGATCGATCCCGAGACCGGGGCGGCGACCGTGATCTCGACCATGGACAAGGAGCTCCCGATCGAGGGCGACGCGCCGGTGATCGTCGACTTCAACCCGATGGCCGACAAGCTGCGCTTCATGTCGGGCACCACCAACCACCGCGTCGACATCGAAAGCGGTGCCGTGACGGTCGACGGTTCGCTGGCCTTCGAGGAGGCCGACATGCACGCGGGCGAGGCCCCGGCCATCGTCGCGGCGGCCTATATCAACAGTTTCGGCAAGCCCGATAGTACCGCGATGTACGACATCGACAGCACCATCGTCGCGCTGATCCGCCAGACCTCGCCGAATGACGGCACGCTGGCCGCGGTCGGCAAGCTGGGTATCGAG
This portion of the Salipiger sp. CCB-MM3 genome encodes:
- a CDS encoding DUF4394 domain-containing protein, encoding MHKTFSALTLLLTTSAATGALADDHSAMTAIGLSGDKMLHVIDTSSAMVTESMEVTGVDRLLGIDLRPSNGQLIGVTDTFEIVEIDPETGAATVISTMDKELPIEGDAPVIVDFNPMADKLRFMSGTTNHRVDIESGAVTVDGSLAFEEADMHAGEAPAIVAAAYINSFGKPDSTAMYDIDSTIVALIRQTSPNDGTLAAVGKLGIEGAEHYAFDIATDAEGTNTAWLLAAGQLHTVSLDDGSVQESWNIEGADGATLRDITFMTAEM